From Rhinolophus sinicus isolate RSC01 linkage group LG15, ASM3656204v1, whole genome shotgun sequence, the proteins below share one genomic window:
- the ARHGDIA gene encoding rho GDP-dissociation inhibitor 1, whose protein sequence is MAEQEPTAEQLAQIAAENEEDEHSVNYKPPAQKSIQEIQELDKDDESLRKYKEALLGRVAVSADPNVPNVVVTRLTLVCSTAPGPLELDLTGDLESFKKQSFVLKEGVEYRIKISFRVNREIVSGMKYIQHTYRKGVKIDKTDYMVGSYGPRAEEYEFLTPMEEAPKGMLARGSYNIKSRFTDDDKTDHLSWEWNLTIKKEWKD, encoded by the exons ATGGCAGAGCAGGAGCCCACAGCTGAGCAGCTGGCGCAGATTGCAGCCGAGAACGAGGAGGATGAGCACTCAGTCAACTACAAGCCCCCGGCTCAGAAGAGCATCCAGGAGATCCAGGAGCTGGACAAGGACGACGAGAGCCTGCGCAAGTACAAGGAGGCCCTGCTGGGCCGCGTGGCCGTGTCCGCCG ACCCCAATGTCCCCAATGTTGTTGTGACCCGCCTGACCCTGGTGTGTAGCACTGCCCCAGGCCCCCTGGAACTGGACCTGACAG GCGACCTGGAGAGCTTCAAGAAGCAGTCATTTGTGCTGAAGGAGGGAGTGGAGTACCGGATAAAGATCTCCTTTCGG GTGAACCGAGAGATCGTGTCCGGCATGAAGTACATCCAGCACACTTACCGGAAAGGCGTGAAGA TTGACAAGACTGACTACATGGTGGGGAGCTACGGGCCCCGGGCGGAGGAGTACGAGTTCCTGACCCCCATGGAGGAGGCACCCAAGGGCATGCTGGCACGTGGCAGCTACAACATCAAGTCCCGCTTCACAGACGACGACAAAACTGACCACCTGTCCTGGGAGTGGAACCTCACCATCAAAAAGGAGTGGAAGGACTGA